One genomic region from Marinobacter szutsaonensis encodes:
- a CDS encoding alginate O-acetyltransferase, with protein sequence MTRTSKKLTAGLFIVTVLTLGGLSLRSLANYGGAEKLDPINGELARDLENHYDERFPVRDLGTNIWAAINYLVFDEGRPGVTIGRENWLFTDEELFPATDNPELIDTNLQRVVEVNRFLRARDIPLVVLVVPSKARIYTEKLGDTRPAPEMQALYPRFLERLESEGITGPNLLDELERAQVEGTQVFLRTDTHWSPAGADVFARHASGFIRHSLDEQPWGEQTFVTTLGEPIRHEGDLLNYLPLDPLFEHLAPRPDRFNKRETVKAKSDESATDLLFSERQTDLVLVGTSYSANPLWDFPGALRRYLGKDLINLAEEGQGPFEPMTEYLQSEEFRTNRPSLVLWEFPERYLAQPITSEQALAWFGNTSHQLAAATNPNPSNPEEH encoded by the coding sequence ATGACCAGGACTTCGAAAAAACTGACCGCCGGACTCTTCATCGTCACCGTCCTGACCCTGGGCGGCCTGTCCCTGCGCTCGCTCGCCAATTACGGGGGAGCCGAAAAGCTCGATCCCATCAACGGCGAGCTGGCCCGGGACCTGGAGAACCACTACGACGAAAGGTTTCCGGTCCGCGACCTCGGGACCAACATCTGGGCCGCGATCAATTACCTGGTGTTCGACGAGGGACGTCCCGGCGTGACCATCGGGCGTGAGAACTGGCTGTTCACCGATGAGGAACTGTTCCCGGCCACCGACAACCCCGAACTGATCGACACCAACCTCCAACGGGTGGTCGAGGTCAACCGGTTCCTGCGCGCCCGGGACATTCCCCTGGTGGTGCTGGTGGTACCGAGCAAAGCCCGCATCTACACCGAAAAACTCGGCGATACCCGCCCTGCCCCCGAAATGCAGGCGCTGTACCCCCGGTTCCTTGAACGCCTGGAATCGGAAGGCATCACCGGGCCGAATCTGCTGGACGAACTGGAGCGGGCGCAGGTGGAAGGAACGCAGGTCTTTCTCCGGACCGATACCCATTGGTCGCCTGCAGGCGCCGATGTCTTCGCGCGCCATGCCTCGGGCTTCATCCGCCATAGCCTGGACGAGCAGCCATGGGGAGAGCAGACGTTTGTGACCACGCTGGGCGAACCGATCCGGCATGAGGGCGATCTGCTCAACTACCTGCCCCTGGACCCGCTGTTCGAGCACCTGGCTCCCCGCCCGGACCGTTTCAACAAGCGCGAAACGGTGAAGGCCAAAAGCGACGAGAGCGCCACTGACCTGCTGTTTTCGGAACGGCAGACCGACCTGGTGCTGGTCGGCACCAGCTACAGCGCCAATCCCCTGTGGGACTTTCCGGGCGCCCTGCGGCGCTACCTGGGCAAGGATCTGATCAACCTGGCCGAGGAGGGACAAGGCCCGTTTGAACCCATGACGGAATACCTCCAGTCCGAGGAGTTCCGGACCAACCGGCCGAGCCTGGTGCTCTGGGAATTCCCGGAGCGATACCTGGCCCAGCCGATCACCTCCGAGCAGGCCCTGGCCTGGTTCGGAAACACCAGCCATCAACTGGCTGCTGCCACCAACCCCAATCCATCAAACCCTGAGGAGCACTGA
- a CDS encoding alginate lyase family protein — translation MSTEDPRRIPGAWRALLPATALSLSATPVLNAAECPTEGLRAPLGYYQIPEAREDAGDYDCEMVPPHTGDMDFTSKYEGSDSARNELNEAAYQEYLKASENIRGFEKAVIAAADDYQVDGDGPAARDCVLANLEEWAEAEALLPTNINHVGQAVRKWALAASANAYLRVKLSSSETALEPERMDRIEDWLSRVVGGVREYYTDREPRKVNNHDYWAAWAVMSASVATGDCNDWSWSLAKFDEAMGQITSDGYLPKELSREDRALEYLNYAMQPLTLLAVFAEVNDTPAYDGNRERFVKLAQNVVDGLEEPDRIAAINGHEQITKGLYTGWGLAWMRPWTETWSGLPGMSSFLEEYGPMKSTRLGGDIEFLYGIEPLWPDGTDPFPPTDLRINGHTTNG, via the coding sequence ATGAGCACGGAAGACCCGAGACGAATACCGGGAGCCTGGCGCGCCCTGCTCCCTGCCACGGCGCTGAGCCTGTCCGCCACGCCCGTTCTCAACGCCGCAGAATGCCCGACCGAGGGCCTGAGGGCGCCTCTCGGCTACTACCAGATCCCCGAAGCCAGGGAGGATGCCGGCGACTACGACTGCGAGATGGTGCCACCGCACACCGGTGACATGGACTTCACCAGCAAGTACGAGGGCAGTGACAGCGCCCGTAACGAACTCAACGAGGCCGCCTACCAGGAATACCTGAAGGCATCGGAAAACATCCGTGGTTTCGAGAAAGCGGTCATTGCCGCCGCCGACGACTACCAGGTGGACGGGGACGGCCCCGCCGCAAGGGACTGCGTGCTGGCAAACCTGGAAGAGTGGGCTGAAGCCGAAGCTCTTCTGCCAACCAACATCAACCACGTGGGTCAGGCCGTGAGGAAATGGGCGCTGGCCGCGTCGGCCAATGCCTATCTGCGGGTGAAGCTGTCCTCCAGCGAAACCGCCCTGGAGCCGGAGCGGATGGACCGCATCGAGGACTGGCTCTCCCGGGTGGTCGGTGGCGTGCGCGAGTACTACACCGATCGCGAACCCAGGAAGGTCAACAATCACGACTACTGGGCCGCCTGGGCGGTCATGTCTGCGTCCGTGGCGACCGGTGACTGTAACGACTGGTCCTGGTCCCTTGCCAAGTTTGACGAGGCCATGGGCCAGATCACCTCCGACGGCTACCTGCCCAAGGAGCTCAGCCGCGAGGACCGCGCCCTGGAGTACCTGAACTACGCCATGCAGCCACTGACGCTCCTTGCCGTGTTCGCCGAGGTGAATGATACGCCGGCCTACGACGGTAACCGGGAGCGGTTCGTCAAGCTGGCCCAGAACGTGGTGGATGGCCTGGAGGAGCCCGACCGGATAGCCGCCATCAATGGCCACGAGCAGATCACCAAGGGGCTCTATACCGGCTGGGGCCTGGCCTGGATGCGCCCCTGGACCGAAACCTGGAGTGGCCTGCCGGGCATGTCCTCCTTCCTGGAGGAGTATGGCCCGATGAAGAGCACCCGCCTCGGTGGCGACATCGAGTTTCTGTATGGCATCGAGCCGCTCTGGCCCGACGGGACGGATCCCTTCCCCCCGACGGACCTGCGCATCAACGGACACACAACCAACGGCTGA
- a CDS encoding right-handed parallel beta-helix repeat-containing protein, translating into MKHHQLLRLLPLYTCVLLIPVAAAANLETRLEPSESAPQYELEDYRLQVVPGEEVATELPELPDVSQYNRDAVEQQLAQRPEGAPRVSVQRIGDIPALGDFVDQGRAREWVIRQYSHPKAILVEAGQATLDDVYEQVGNPQYMERNQDGSYTIRLPLVVQPEATLVIRDETLRLSEERGAFMANDGWLFVIDSTITGWREKAKGPATFVKKSNFRPFFVGWGGSETFVLGSTFKHLGYNQSKSYGFTVAQYSKYDNKRLQRSAPEAWLVESTFSGIYYGFYCYEAENVAIVNNVYHDNIVYGIDPHDYSSHLLIAGNEVYGTREKHGIIISREVNDSWIINNHSYENGLSGIVLDRQSRRNVVANNLVHDNQGDGIGLYESPDNLLWENRLMNNLRNGIRVRNSTNVRVFNNVAALNGTYGVLGQVKDLSATDRNFEEDYYHKAVSMTIVGGNLAANASGPLASDNPQYLELYDVNMRFPRSNVGIHFEGLLGTYQTEIFDALLNGRHAVRLAPNPVSNNGNAGG; encoded by the coding sequence ATGAAACACCATCAACTGTTGCGCCTGCTGCCTCTTTATACCTGCGTCCTGCTGATACCCGTGGCGGCTGCGGCGAATCTGGAAACCCGGCTGGAGCCATCGGAATCCGCGCCCCAGTACGAGCTGGAGGACTATCGGCTGCAGGTAGTACCGGGCGAGGAGGTGGCCACCGAGCTTCCGGAACTGCCCGACGTGTCGCAATACAACCGCGATGCGGTGGAGCAGCAGCTGGCCCAACGGCCGGAGGGTGCTCCCCGGGTATCCGTACAGCGCATCGGCGACATCCCGGCCCTGGGGGATTTCGTCGATCAGGGCCGGGCCCGGGAATGGGTGATCCGCCAGTATTCCCACCCCAAGGCGATCCTGGTGGAGGCCGGCCAGGCAACACTGGATGACGTGTACGAACAGGTCGGCAATCCCCAGTACATGGAGCGCAACCAAGACGGCTCCTACACCATACGTCTGCCGCTGGTGGTCCAGCCGGAGGCGACCCTGGTGATCCGGGACGAGACCCTGCGCCTGTCCGAGGAACGGGGCGCGTTCATGGCCAATGACGGCTGGCTGTTCGTGATCGACAGCACCATCACCGGCTGGCGGGAAAAGGCCAAAGGCCCGGCCACCTTCGTCAAGAAGTCCAACTTCCGACCATTTTTCGTTGGCTGGGGCGGCAGCGAGACCTTTGTGCTTGGCTCCACCTTCAAGCACCTCGGCTACAACCAGAGCAAATCCTACGGCTTCACCGTGGCCCAGTACTCGAAGTATGACAACAAGCGGCTGCAACGGTCGGCGCCGGAAGCCTGGCTGGTCGAGTCCACCTTCTCCGGCATCTATTACGGCTTTTACTGCTACGAAGCCGAGAACGTGGCCATCGTGAACAATGTCTACCACGACAATATCGTCTATGGCATCGACCCGCACGACTACTCCAGCCATCTGCTGATCGCCGGCAACGAGGTCTACGGCACCCGGGAGAAGCACGGCATCATCATCTCCCGGGAGGTTAACGACAGCTGGATCATCAACAACCACAGCTACGAGAACGGCCTGTCGGGCATCGTGCTTGACCGGCAAAGTCGCCGCAACGTGGTCGCGAACAACCTGGTCCATGATAACCAGGGCGACGGTATCGGCCTGTACGAGTCACCGGACAACCTGCTTTGGGAAAACCGGTTGATGAACAACCTGCGCAATGGCATCCGTGTGCGCAACAGCACGAATGTCCGGGTCTTTAACAACGTCGCCGCCCTCAACGGCACCTACGGCGTGCTCGGTCAGGTCAAGGACCTGAGCGCCACCGACAGGAACTTCGAGGAAGACTACTACCACAAGGCCGTGTCGATGACCATCGTCGGCGGCAACCTGGCCGCCAACGCCAGCGGTCCTCTGGCCTCGGACAACCCGCAGTACCTGGAACTCTATGACGTCAACATGCGCTTTCCGCGCTCGAACGTGGGCATCCACTTCGAGGGCCTGCTGGGCACCTATCAGACCGAGATCTTCGATGCCCTCCTGAACGGGCGCCATGCCGTACGGCTGGCGCCGAATCCCGTTTCCAACAACGGTAACGCCGGAGGCTGA
- a CDS encoding PilZ domain-containing protein, with product MNTAAIAPQFVHESEAQRQFARVRMPATLFVKLDGAPVRFPLEDLSAGGFCIRLGNESLRRGKVYNGRLVFKVDGMDMAVEVEFVPRNLGHDSDRCGCEFQNLGQREVSVLRYLITSFLSGELVSAGDVLNTLSRENFTKARKSKSSQALGFFASARAMVVSLVVMGIGLIAVTFIGYQLWQIYFVTKAETAMVASEDIPVSLPKDGKVTTLVKPGDQVEAGQPIATFDAPMLSYVNELVGNGNYTVEQIEELLGQSVRGTLTSPCDCKVLNLLPAKDQYMSKGEQIAVLVPTDASAHIIARFNFTEGENLQEGQSVTLHLAGGETRAGAIESLYVDAETPNQPGTAINALIQAEEPMPLESVGRPIGVTVDVIQLSALDGIVDRVSGN from the coding sequence ATGAACACGGCAGCGATAGCACCGCAGTTTGTACACGAATCCGAAGCACAGAGGCAGTTCGCCCGGGTCCGCATGCCGGCGACACTCTTTGTGAAACTCGACGGCGCCCCCGTGCGCTTTCCACTGGAAGATCTGTCTGCCGGTGGTTTCTGCATCCGCCTGGGCAATGAGTCCCTGCGCCGCGGGAAGGTCTATAACGGCCGGCTGGTGTTCAAGGTGGACGGCATGGACATGGCGGTGGAAGTGGAATTCGTACCCAGGAACCTCGGGCACGACAGTGACCGCTGTGGCTGTGAGTTCCAGAACCTGGGCCAGCGCGAGGTCTCGGTCCTGCGTTACCTGATCACCTCGTTCCTCAGTGGTGAACTGGTCTCCGCCGGAGATGTCCTCAACACCCTGTCCCGGGAGAATTTCACCAAGGCGCGCAAGAGCAAATCCAGCCAGGCCCTTGGATTCTTCGCCAGCGCCCGGGCGATGGTCGTGAGCCTGGTGGTGATGGGTATTGGCCTGATCGCCGTTACCTTTATCGGTTACCAGCTCTGGCAAATCTACTTCGTCACCAAGGCGGAGACCGCCATGGTGGCCTCCGAGGACATCCCGGTCAGCCTGCCCAAGGACGGCAAGGTCACCACCCTGGTCAAGCCCGGTGACCAGGTCGAAGCCGGCCAGCCCATCGCCACCTTCGATGCGCCCATGCTCTCTTACGTCAACGAACTGGTGGGCAACGGCAATTACACCGTCGAGCAAATCGAGGAACTCCTGGGCCAGAGCGTCCGGGGCACCCTGACCAGTCCGTGCGACTGCAAGGTGCTCAACCTGCTGCCCGCCAAAGACCAGTACATGAGCAAGGGTGAACAGATCGCGGTGCTGGTCCCGACCGACGCCTCTGCCCACATCATTGCCCGGTTCAATTTCACCGAAGGCGAAAACCTGCAGGAGGGCCAGAGCGTCACCCTGCATCTGGCCGGTGGCGAGACCCGCGCGGGCGCCATTGAATCACTCTATGTCGACGCCGAGACCCCCAACCAGCCGGGCACCGCCATCAACGCCCTGATCCAGGCGGAGGAACCCATGCCGCTTGAATCGGTAGGCCGCCCCATCGGCGTGACCGTTGATGTCATCCAGCTGTCCGCCCTGGACGGCATCGTCGACCGAGTATCCGGCAACTGA
- a CDS encoding alginate biosynthesis protein AlgX gives MKQLETVFMHRISKRALRLAPWPGRFLAAALAGFAFGLPDASAVEFPEYEVEPCCDLCPAASRIESYDTSYLKNFNVLVDGKDGWLFRSEAELPEQFGPSAEGLPHLRRFARHLKQTTGTELVLAFQPTKGLVHPDKLPEYLPVSYSWPFARTNYVAALERFRSAGLVVPDLSPLLREQEREDAYYFKRDHHWTPFGAKRTAQLVADRIKQMPAYQSLPKQSFETRRTGLIRKDGSLQDAARRICGQTWPTQYVDEFRTQAAGTLESSEASALFGDDSLPPITLVGTSNSKGAQDYNFVGYLQEYLGVEILNFAVAGGSYNGSVFEYLMSDNFRQSPPKILIWEVPAYHTLDSVEFYRQVVPMVTDGCNGSEPVLQNTAKVSAGTTEVLFNGGGEFLELPSDEYLIELQFSDPGVKELDAFIWFVFGRKDRIDLEYGSRVETSGRFMFELPTGESWNDELFMSLDLALEPEQVTEGLTVTAKVCRRQDI, from the coding sequence GTGAAACAACTGGAGACGGTATTCATGCACCGCATCAGCAAGCGTGCGCTCCGCCTCGCCCCGTGGCCGGGGCGTTTTCTGGCGGCGGCTCTGGCCGGGTTTGCCTTCGGCCTGCCGGACGCATCGGCGGTGGAGTTCCCGGAGTACGAGGTCGAGCCCTGCTGCGACCTCTGCCCGGCAGCTTCCCGGATCGAGTCCTATGACACCAGTTATCTGAAGAACTTCAATGTTCTCGTCGATGGCAAGGACGGCTGGCTGTTCCGGTCAGAAGCCGAGCTGCCCGAGCAATTCGGTCCCAGCGCCGAGGGCCTTCCCCATCTCAGGCGGTTTGCCCGGCACCTGAAACAGACCACCGGCACGGAACTGGTCCTGGCATTTCAGCCAACCAAGGGCCTGGTCCATCCGGACAAGCTACCGGAGTACCTGCCGGTGTCCTACTCCTGGCCCTTTGCCCGGACCAATTATGTCGCTGCGCTGGAACGTTTCCGCTCGGCCGGGCTGGTCGTGCCTGACCTCAGCCCACTGCTCCGGGAGCAGGAACGGGAGGACGCCTACTACTTCAAGCGTGACCACCACTGGACCCCCTTCGGCGCCAAGCGCACGGCGCAGCTGGTGGCCGACCGGATCAAGCAGATGCCGGCCTACCAGTCCCTGCCCAAACAGAGCTTCGAGACCCGGCGCACCGGCCTGATCCGCAAGGACGGTTCGCTGCAGGATGCCGCCCGAAGGATCTGTGGCCAGACCTGGCCCACCCAGTATGTGGACGAATTCCGTACCCAGGCTGCCGGCACCCTGGAATCGTCCGAGGCCAGCGCCCTGTTTGGTGATGACTCGCTGCCTCCCATAACCCTGGTGGGCACCAGCAACAGCAAGGGCGCCCAAGACTACAACTTTGTCGGTTACCTGCAGGAGTATCTCGGCGTGGAGATTCTCAACTTCGCCGTCGCCGGGGGCAGCTACAACGGCTCCGTCTTCGAATACCTGATGTCCGACAACTTCCGGCAGTCGCCGCCAAAGATCCTGATCTGGGAAGTGCCGGCCTATCACACCCTCGACAGCGTGGAGTTCTACCGCCAGGTCGTCCCGATGGTGACCGACGGCTGCAACGGTAGCGAGCCGGTGCTCCAGAACACCGCCAAGGTCTCTGCCGGCACCACGGAAGTGCTGTTCAACGGTGGTGGTGAATTCCTGGAATTGCCAAGTGATGAGTACCTGATCGAGCTCCAGTTCAGCGATCCGGGCGTGAAGGAACTGGACGCTTTCATCTGGTTCGTCTTTGGCCGGAAGGACCGGATCGATCTCGAGTACGGCTCCCGGGTCGAGACCTCCGGACGCTTCATGTTCGAGCTGCCCACCGGCGAGAGCTGGAACGACGAACTGTTCATGTCCCTCGACCTGGCGCTCGAACCGGAACAGGTCACCGAAGGCCTGACGGTCACGGCCAAAGTCTGCCGCCGTCAGGACATCTGA
- a CDS encoding alginate O-acetyltransferase AlgF, translating to MRPLFKALSLLLVFLLTPLAAQAGEDALYAAEAPDGAAFIRVVNADIKGTVPEASIGGKSLKDIEPLQASPYIYLPEGGYQLSVAGRSAEVTMAKNQFYTAVVMDSGELMVLEDQAFNNPRKALISFYNLTPDSPVSLKTADGKVEVIQGLESMDVANREINAVKVSLGAFDDGQALATTPPVNLQRGKVFSFFALEVEGSPRLIVSENKVDTSI from the coding sequence ATGCGTCCATTATTCAAAGCCCTGAGTCTGCTGCTGGTATTTCTGCTTACCCCCCTGGCCGCACAGGCCGGTGAAGATGCCCTGTATGCGGCCGAAGCCCCGGATGGCGCGGCCTTCATCCGGGTGGTCAACGCTGACATCAAGGGTACGGTGCCCGAGGCGTCCATTGGCGGAAAATCCCTCAAGGACATCGAGCCCCTGCAGGCAAGTCCTTACATCTATCTGCCGGAGGGCGGGTATCAGCTTTCCGTCGCGGGCCGTTCCGCCGAGGTCACCATGGCAAAGAACCAGTTCTACACCGCGGTGGTGATGGATTCCGGCGAACTCATGGTTCTTGAGGATCAAGCCTTCAACAACCCGCGCAAGGCACTGATCTCCTTTTACAACCTGACACCGGACTCGCCCGTTTCACTCAAGACTGCCGACGGCAAGGTCGAAGTCATCCAGGGCCTGGAATCCATGGATGTGGCCAACCGTGAAATCAACGCGGTCAAGGTATCCCTCGGCGCCTTCGACGACGGCCAGGCGCTGGCCACCACGCCGCCGGTCAATCTGCAGCGTGGCAAGGTATTCAGCTTCTTCGCCCTTGAGGTGGAAGGCTCACCACGGCTGATCGTGAGCGAGAACAAGGTGGACACCTCGATTTGA
- a CDS encoding MBOAT family protein translates to MVFSSNIFLFLFLPAFLGLYYLTPFRHRSWVILLGSYAFYAWWRVDFLLLFVAVTLWNYVIGLGIHHSGIGTARARKWVAVGITGDLATLGYFKYANFGVDSLNGLFVSLGYQPLELAHIILPIGISFYIFQAISYVVDVYRGDTEPTRRFVDFAAFIALFPQLIAGPVLRYKDLADQFAYRTHTLEKFGEGAIRFMQGFIKKVFIADSIAPLADSAFALSDPSTADAWLGILAYTAQLYFDFSGYSDMAIGLGLMMGFRFVENFNQPYISQSITEFWRRWHISLSSWLRDYLYIPLGGNRGGVVSTYRNLLLTMLLGGLWHGANWTFLLWGAWHGGLLAIERALGVSGAPRSFRISRWLMTFLFVMVGWVTFRASTIGSAFEFYSAMFSFSGFELSGAYLKDIRGLNVAILILAYLIVVVMGMRDRFSWRLDGVRATPLRVVLPTLLLPVFLMAVLKLSAESFSPFLYFQF, encoded by the coding sequence ATGGTATTTTCATCCAATATCTTCCTGTTCCTGTTCCTGCCGGCGTTCCTGGGCCTGTATTACCTGACGCCGTTCCGGCACCGGTCCTGGGTCATTCTGCTGGGCAGTTACGCGTTCTATGCGTGGTGGCGGGTCGATTTCCTGCTGCTGTTCGTCGCGGTCACGCTCTGGAACTATGTGATCGGACTCGGCATCCACCACAGTGGAATTGGCACGGCCCGGGCGCGGAAATGGGTGGCGGTGGGTATCACTGGCGACCTGGCCACCCTGGGCTATTTCAAATACGCCAATTTCGGCGTGGACAGCCTGAACGGCCTGTTCGTATCCCTGGGCTATCAGCCGCTGGAACTGGCCCACATCATCCTGCCCATCGGCATCTCCTTCTACATCTTCCAGGCCATTTCCTACGTGGTGGATGTCTACCGGGGTGACACCGAGCCGACCCGGCGCTTCGTCGATTTCGCCGCCTTCATCGCGCTGTTCCCGCAACTGATTGCCGGTCCGGTCCTGCGCTACAAGGATCTGGCGGACCAGTTCGCCTACCGCACCCATACCCTGGAGAAGTTTGGCGAAGGCGCCATCCGCTTCATGCAGGGTTTCATCAAGAAGGTGTTCATCGCCGACTCGATCGCGCCGCTGGCGGACAGCGCCTTTGCCCTGTCCGACCCGAGCACGGCGGACGCCTGGCTGGGCATCCTGGCCTACACCGCCCAGCTGTACTTCGACTTTTCCGGCTACTCGGACATGGCCATCGGGCTGGGCCTGATGATGGGCTTCCGTTTTGTCGAGAACTTCAACCAGCCCTACATCAGCCAGAGCATCACCGAGTTCTGGCGGCGCTGGCACATCAGCCTGTCCAGCTGGCTGCGTGACTACCTGTACATTCCGCTCGGGGGTAACCGGGGCGGCGTTGTCAGCACCTATCGCAACCTGCTGCTGACCATGCTGCTCGGTGGTCTCTGGCACGGCGCCAACTGGACGTTCCTCCTCTGGGGCGCCTGGCACGGCGGGTTGCTGGCGATCGAGCGGGCCCTGGGTGTGTCCGGTGCACCCCGGAGCTTCCGGATCAGCCGCTGGCTCATGACCTTCCTGTTCGTGATGGTCGGCTGGGTGACCTTCCGGGCCTCGACCATCGGATCGGCGTTCGAGTTCTACAGCGCCATGTTCAGTTTCTCCGGCTTTGAGCTGAGCGGCGCCTACCTGAAGGACATCCGCGGCCTCAACGTGGCGATCCTGATACTGGCCTACCTGATCGTTGTGGTCATGGGTATGAGGGACCGTTTCTCCTGGCGCCTCGACGGGGTCCGTGCCACGCCGCTGCGGGTGGTGCTGCCAACCCTGCTGCTTCCCGTGTTCCTGATGGCGGTGCTCAAGCTCTCCGCGGAAAGCTTCTCGCCGTTCCTCTACTTCCAGTTCTGA
- a CDS encoding alginate export family protein, which yields MATNGTTGMAGLMMVLGCLGTTASWAQEPQENEAEASYPKLLDYNTRAKFSLISEGDRKLGTNPDSSTKSDEVALDLKPEWVWQLSDHWRSKLRLQAFGATGQVDVSDEIGGTETDAFFALREFWFDYNGLTDYPGESIRFGRERLKENTGMWWDDDITLTRWIFDTTLLDTTVGIANKISEARTDVNELPVEEQDIARVFGQTRWQWHKDHYLTFLATHAERYSNDRDLAAETDNGLPERVTDSLTWASARADNAYFDWHSHSRLQYLASVAAVTGDQSRLTTTGTGLLSRQEQDVSGWAADIGLRAQLVDSPRWTAGVHGAIASGGDSADESDAFRQTGLESNRSRYTGTRSQVARFGEAFQPEWSNLKTVTAYTALTNRDDWAANLMYHRYWLADQAGTVTSDLIEPGFNGTSDDLGESVDLVLGYYGDDGAAWNTFDVRLRGGVFFPGDAYGPDADDARHRVVLDVAKRF from the coding sequence ATGGCAACGAACGGAACCACCGGCATGGCCGGACTGATGATGGTACTCGGCTGCCTGGGCACAACAGCCAGCTGGGCACAGGAACCACAGGAAAACGAGGCGGAAGCCTCCTATCCGAAACTCCTGGACTACAACACCCGCGCCAAGTTCAGTCTGATCAGCGAGGGTGACCGCAAGCTTGGCACCAACCCTGACTCCAGTACCAAGTCGGACGAAGTGGCTCTGGACCTCAAGCCGGAGTGGGTCTGGCAGCTGTCTGATCACTGGCGCTCCAAGCTCCGTCTGCAGGCGTTCGGAGCCACCGGCCAGGTGGACGTCAGTGATGAAATCGGCGGCACGGAAACCGACGCCTTCTTCGCGCTCAGGGAATTCTGGTTCGACTACAACGGCCTGACCGACTACCCCGGGGAATCCATCCGCTTCGGTCGTGAGCGACTGAAAGAGAACACCGGTATGTGGTGGGACGACGACATCACCCTGACGCGATGGATTTTCGACACCACCCTGCTGGATACCACCGTGGGCATCGCCAACAAGATTTCCGAGGCCCGCACGGATGTCAACGAGCTACCGGTGGAGGAACAGGACATTGCCCGGGTCTTCGGTCAGACCCGCTGGCAATGGCACAAGGACCACTATCTTACCTTTCTGGCCACCCATGCCGAGCGCTACAGCAATGACCGCGACCTGGCAGCCGAGACCGACAATGGCTTGCCCGAGCGGGTAACCGACTCACTGACCTGGGCCAGTGCGCGGGCGGATAACGCCTACTTCGACTGGCACTCCCACAGCCGGCTCCAATACCTGGCGTCAGTGGCCGCCGTGACCGGTGACCAGTCCCGCCTGACGACCACTGGGACCGGATTGCTGTCCCGCCAGGAGCAGGATGTCAGCGGCTGGGCTGCCGATATCGGCCTGCGGGCCCAGCTTGTGGACAGCCCACGCTGGACCGCCGGTGTCCACGGCGCCATCGCCTCCGGCGGTGACAGCGCCGACGAGTCCGACGCCTTCCGCCAGACCGGTCTGGAGAGCAACCGGTCCCGGTACACCGGTACGCGATCCCAGGTCGCCCGGTTCGGGGAGGCCTTCCAGCCCGAGTGGAGCAACCTCAAGACCGTCACGGCCTACACCGCCCTCACCAACCGGGACGACTGGGCGGCCAACCTCATGTACCACCGCTACTGGCTGGCAGACCAGGCCGGCACGGTGACCTCCGACCTGATCGAGCCGGGATTCAACGGCACCAGTGACGACCTGGGCGAGTCCGTCGATCTGGTGCTGGGTTACTACGGTGATGACGGCGCTGCCTGGAACACCTTTGACGTGCGACTGCGCGGCGGCGTTTTCTTCCCGGGCGACGCCTATGGTCCGGACGCGGACGACGCCCGTCATCGTGTTGTGCTCGACGTAGCGAAGCGATTCTAG